Below is a genomic region from Halobacterium sp. CBA1132.
GAGTCGGTGGTACTCCGCGTAGAGCACCGCGGAGAGGAGGACGGGGAACTGGCAGTCCTCCGGGAGCAGACTGATGCCCGCGACGCCCTCCCGGTAGCGCTCTTCAGTCCGTCGGAGCTCCGTTCGCATGGCGGCCGAAAACCCTTCTGAGGACCGAAGTTCCACGATGTCGTCCTCGGAGACGCCGTGCCGAGCGAGTGTCGTCCGCGGGAGGTAGATGCGTCCGTATTCCGTGATATCCTCGCGGACATCGCGCAGGAAGTTTGTCAGCTGAAACGCCTCGCCGAGCGCTCTTGCGTGGGGCCTGGCGGCCGCTTTCGCGTCGGGGTCCATCACGTCGAGCATCATATAGGCTACCGCGACAGCCGAGCCCCTGAGATAGTCTTCGAGGTCCGCGTACGTGTCGTATCCCACCGGTTCCACGTCCGATTCCATTGCCTCGACAAACACCTCGATTTCGCGGTCGGGGATGTCGTTTCGCCGACGCATCTCGTCGAACGCCGACAGCACCGGCTCGTCCGTCGCCTGCTCCCCCAGAGCCGCCTCGCGGAGGCGTTCGAGTTCCGTCCGTTGGTCCGCTATCGGCCCCGGGTTGGGGTCGTCGACGATATCGTCGGCTATCCGGAAGAACGCGTAGAGGACGTAGGTTGGATGACGTACGCGCTCTGGGAGGAATCGGGTCGCGACGTGGAAGGTCCGACCGGTGTGTTGCTGTATCGCTTTGCTCTCTGCGAGTTGCTCGGTTGTTACCATCTATGGAGAGACGAAAGATGTCGGTGGGGATACCCCGATTACGGGGCAACCCCCTACAGTTCTATGACGGTTCGGCCACGGTATGATTTAGTGCTCCGAGAGTCATGGGAGTCATACCCTACTAGTCAGGTGCCCCGCTTCAGCGCGCGAAGAACTCCCCGATAAGTTTCCGCTCCGCCGCGCGGAGATGTTGGTGAAAGGTCGAGCGAGAGATATCCATCGAGGCGGCCAGTTCTTCCCCGGTGGTGGTACGGTTCGACTCGTAGTATCCACTCAGGTACGCCCGCTGAAGCGCCGTTAGCTGTCGGTCGGTCAGGTTGTTCTCCACGTCCTCGATAAACTCCCGTCTCGTCGTCGGTGGGCGCTCACGCTCGCGATACGCCGTCAGTTCCGTGTCCGCGTACGTCCCGGTGAGCCACTCCGAAACGGTCCGGGAATCCGCGTCCGCGGAGACCTCGACACCGAGGTGGGCCGTTCCGGACTCAGCCGTGATGGATTGGGTTTTCGCTCCCCGTTCGGCGAGCTCGGAGATAATCGAGCCCTCGTTGATTCGGAACTCGAAAAGCCCGGCGTCGGCACCGCTCACGAGCGTTACGTCTTCAACATCGGGGTGGTCGACCGCGCAGTCCGAGAGCATCGAGAGGGACGCATCCGTCGAAAAAAACATCGAGAACGAGCCCCCGGACCGATACACCGACCCGCGGTATTCGAGTCGACAGTCACACTGCGCGGACAGGTCCACGAAAAAGAGGTCGCGGTCGCGAATCTCGAATTCGAGTTCGACGATGTTGTCGGCCGTGAGGGTTCGTCGGCTCTGAGCGGCGTTAATCGCCGTCCCGATTGTCCGACCCAGCGTCTCGACGACAATCAGCTCGTGTTCGTCGAACGTATCCGGGTCGTCGGCGTAGACGGACAGAACACCATAGACCGTGTCGCCGTAGGCAATCGGGACTGCGGCCATCGAACGGGCGTCCGGAACCCGGTCGGCGCATGCGGTCCTTTCGATGTCGGTCGTCAACTGGAGCGACCGGGTGGCGAACGCTTCGGCTGTGGGGTCCTCGGCATCAAGATTGATGGATACGCCCTCAACGGAACCGGCTCCAGCCCATGACGTCGGATCGATAGTCCCCGCGACCGTATCCGGTTCTCCGAACCAGGCGAACACGTACGGATCGGTATCGACGATTCGCTCCGCTACCTCGCGCTCGTTTTCCTCCCGAGACGTTGCCCGCATCAGCGTCTCGGTGACGTCCTGCATCAGTCCGTTGACTCGGCTCACGAGACGTTCGAGGTTCTCCTTGCGCTGTTGCGTCTCGAGTTCCGCTTCGCGACGTGCGGTGACATCGGCCTGAAACCCCGCGAAGTGGGTCACATCGCCCGCCTTGTCTCTGATTGGGGCGACCGTGACTTCGTTCCAGAACCGCTCCCCGTCAGCGCGGTAGTTCACGAGTTCGACGGTGACGGACTCCTCGTCCTTGATGGCTTCGCGTAGCCGTGTAACCGCTTCCGGGTCCGTATCCTTGCCCTGTAAGAACCGGCAGTTCCGCCCGAGAACCTCGTTGCGCGAGTACCCCGTCAGGCGCTCGAAGGCGTCGTTGACGTAAACGAGTGGGTTGTCCTCGCGGTCGACGTCGGAGATAGTGATGCCAATCGGCGCCTCGTCCATCACCCGCTCTTTGAGTTCGAAGTCCACGTCGAACTCCGGTGTGGTCATGGTCGGCGTTACCAAAGCGGGGTAATAAATACTCGTGTGAGCCGACTGGGCCCCGTGATTGTCGACTGAGTTGACGTGTTCGCCGCCGCTAATTCACAGTTCCCGCCTCCGCACTGGAGTCGTCTGTCACCCGCGTCCACACGACCAAGAGGCTCGGGAGCACGAGGACACTGGAGAGGAAGGCGAAGCCGATGGCCAGGCTCGTGATGAAGCCGAAGCGCTGGAGCGAGGGCACGAGCGCGAGCATCAGCACGCTGAAGCCCGCGATTGTCGTGGCGGCGCTCGCGAGGAGCGCGCCGCCCGTCCCCTGAACCGTCCGGCGGAGCGCCGGAACAGGCTCGCCGTTCTCGGCCCGTTCCTCGACGAACCGCTCCCCGATATGGATGGCGTAGTCGACGCCGATCCCGATGCCGATAGAAGCGATGATGGCTGTCTCCGTAGTGAAGGAGAGCCCCGCGAGATACATCGCCCCGAACAGCCACGCCTGTGCGAGCAACACGGGGAACAACACGACGGCGCCGAGTGTAAGCGAACGGTAGCGCACCCAGAACGTGAGCGTCAGGAACGCGAGGATGACGCAGAAGGTGATGAGGAAGCCGTCGACAAGGGTCGTCAACAGCGAGCGCTGGATGATTTCCTCGATGATCGGCCCGCCGGTCGCGGTCACCGTGAGGGCGCTCCCGCCGGCCATCGACGACGCGACGGTACGCATTTCCGTCGTGATGGCCCCGGTGTCCGCGGTGCCCGAGAGGCCGACGGTGACTCGGAGCGCACGGTACTTCCCACCCTGTCGGTGAATCGTGGCGGCCGCCTCCCCCGGCGCGGCCGCGTAGACCGCATCGTAGACGCCCGCGAGGTTCCGGTCGGGAACGCCGTCGCCATCGGTGTCGGCGTCCTCGACGACAGCCGCGACGGTTTCGTTACGCTGTGCGACCGCCCGAACGGTTTCGACGGGACCTGTCACCTGGAGGCTGTCGTCCGCAAGCACCACCGCGGAGGAGGTGTTTCTGAGGTCGGCTCGGGCGTCGACGAATCGGTCGAGGGTCCCGCCGTCAGTTACCGTACCGGTGACGAGGAACTCGGCGTGAGACTGGCCGCGGGCCTGCGCGAACGCGCCGTTGAGGTACTCTGCGTTCGCCCGCAGTTGGTAGTCACTGGGCTGGAACGGGCCCGGGAGCGAGTCCATCCAGTCCGGCGAGTCGCGCGGGAGGAAATCCGTCTGGTCGATGGACGTATCGATGTCCGTCGCGGCGACGCCGCCGCCGGCGGCCAGCAGGACGGCGACCAACACGATTGCGGTCGGCGCCCGGTCGGCGATATCGGCGCCGACGCCGAGGACGCGACCGAGGCGGTCGCCGCGGCCGAACGGAGTCGCGCGACCGGGCCAGCCAATGCGTGTGCGGAGTTCGTCGATTTCGACCTTCAGCGCCGGGAGAAGCAGGCCAAAGACGAGGAACGCCGCGACGATACCCACCGCGCTGACGACACCGAAGTCCTGAATCGAGGTAATCGGGCTGACGGCGTTCGAGAGGAATCCAACCGCGGTGGTGAACGTCGCCGCGCCGATGGCCGCAACGACCCCCGCGAGACCGCGGCGCATTGCGACGCGGGGCGGGATATCGGGGTCGTCGGCTTGGGCCTCGCGATAGCGCATCACGACGTGGAGCGCGTAGTCGATACTGAGCCCGATGAGCAGGAACGGAACGGCGATGAGAATCTGGGTGAGGCCGATATCCGCCCAGCCCATGAACCCGACCATCCACGTCAACACGAGTCCGACACCGACCAGCCCGAGTATCACGTCGACAAGATCGCGGTAGGCGATTCCCAGAACGACCACCACGAGGAGGAACGCGACCGGTGAGATGATGGCGAAGCTCTCGCCAGTGGCCTGACCGCTCTCCTCGCTGACGATGCCGGCGCCGAAGACGAAGCTTTCCCCCGGGAGACCGTCAGCGGCGATGTCCTGAAGGGCGAGTTGCGCGTCAACCACGTTCGTCGGCAGGTCGTCACCCGTCTGCTCGCTCGTATCCTGAAAGACCAACAGGACGCGGCCCGACGCGGTGGTGCTCTCGGCTTCGTACGACGTGGGGAGGAGAGCGTACGGGTCCGTCGAACCGCGTGTCTCTCGGTCCGGGTCGAGGACGCGGGCGACCGTCTCCGCCACCTCCTCCTCCGACATGGACTCCAGTTGCGCGATTTGTTCGGCGAGCGTCGGCGGCGGGCCCCTCCCGCCCTCGGCATAGACGGCGGCAGTGGCGATGATATTCGAGAGGCCGACCATCGACTGGCCGTCCGCAAGCGTTGCGTTTATCGATTCGTTCGCGCGGGCGGCCTGTTGGAAGCGCAAGCCGGCCAGGAGCGACTCCTTCGAGAGGGCGTTCTCGTCACGGACGATAACTTGGACCGTCGTCGTGTTCTCGCCCTCCGTCGTGAAGTTCTCCTGGATGTAGTCGGCGGCGTCGGCCTCGGGCGAGTCCGTGCTGAAGCTGGCGATGGAGAGCCCGAAATCGGCGCCGCCCGCGGCGCTCCCCACGAGGACTGTCGACAACAGGAGCGCGACGATGACCAGCCGACTGTGGTCAACAACCGCCGCGGCGTAGCGCTCGACGAGTTTCATACCCTCGCTCTGCACAGCATGAGTATAAATGTTTGTAGGTTCCTACAAAATATATACAGCCCACATCCACTCGACTGATAGGCCCTGATATCGAAGGGGGAGTCGACCCGGGGACAGTCCACCCACCATGAGCACACAAGACGCAGTC
It encodes:
- a CDS encoding phytoene/squalene synthase family protein encodes the protein MVTTEQLAESKAIQQHTGRTFHVATRFLPERVRHPTYVLYAFFRIADDIVDDPNPGPIADQRTELERLREAALGEQATDEPVLSAFDEMRRRNDIPDREIEVFVEAMESDVEPVGYDTYADLEDYLRGSAVAVAYMMLDVMDPDAKAAARPHARALGEAFQLTNFLRDVREDITEYGRIYLPRTTLARHGVSEDDIVELRSSEGFSAAMRTELRRTEERYREGVAGISLLPEDCQFPVLLSAVLYAEYHRLIRERGFDVLSSPPSLDTTDYLRLVAQTWWSWRRERDPEAVFYNVSPVPESAGEMSTDTPETTGHPNCRTVTRPIRRVADFLYSQWPVGRSWP
- a CDS encoding bacterio-opsin activator domain-containing protein, giving the protein MTTPEFDVDFELKERVMDEAPIGITISDVDREDNPLVYVNDAFERLTGYSRNEVLGRNCRFLQGKDTDPEAVTRLREAIKDEESVTVELVNYRADGERFWNEVTVAPIRDKAGDVTHFAGFQADVTARREAELETQQRKENLERLVSRVNGLMQDVTETLMRATSREENEREVAERIVDTDPYVFAWFGEPDTVAGTIDPTSWAGAGSVEGVSINLDAEDPTAEAFATRSLQLTTDIERTACADRVPDARSMAAVPIAYGDTVYGVLSVYADDPDTFDEHELIVVETLGRTIGTAINAAQSRRTLTADNIVELEFEIRDRDLFFVDLSAQCDCRLEYRGSVYRSGGSFSMFFSTDASLSMLSDCAVDHPDVEDVTLVSGADAGLFEFRINEGSIISELAERGAKTQSITAESGTAHLGVEVSADADSRTVSEWLTGTYADTELTAYRERERPPTTRREFIEDVENNLTDRQLTALQRAYLSGYYESNRTTTGEELAASMDISRSTFHQHLRAAERKLIGEFFAR
- a CDS encoding RND family transporter codes for the protein MKLVERYAAAVVDHSRLVIVALLLSTVLVGSAAGGADFGLSIASFSTDSPEADAADYIQENFTTEGENTTTVQVIVRDENALSKESLLAGLRFQQAARANESINATLADGQSMVGLSNIIATAAVYAEGGRGPPPTLAEQIAQLESMSEEEVAETVARVLDPDRETRGSTDPYALLPTSYEAESTTASGRVLLVFQDTSEQTGDDLPTNVVDAQLALQDIAADGLPGESFVFGAGIVSEESGQATGESFAIISPVAFLLVVVVLGIAYRDLVDVILGLVGVGLVLTWMVGFMGWADIGLTQILIAVPFLLIGLSIDYALHVVMRYREAQADDPDIPPRVAMRRGLAGVVAAIGAATFTTAVGFLSNAVSPITSIQDFGVVSAVGIVAAFLVFGLLLPALKVEIDELRTRIGWPGRATPFGRGDRLGRVLGVGADIADRAPTAIVLVAVLLAAGGGVAATDIDTSIDQTDFLPRDSPDWMDSLPGPFQPSDYQLRANAEYLNGAFAQARGQSHAEFLVTGTVTDGGTLDRFVDARADLRNTSSAVVLADDSLQVTGPVETVRAVAQRNETVAAVVEDADTDGDGVPDRNLAGVYDAVYAAAPGEAAATIHRQGGKYRALRVTVGLSGTADTGAITTEMRTVASSMAGGSALTVTATGGPIIEEIIQRSLLTTLVDGFLITFCVILAFLTLTFWVRYRSLTLGAVVLFPVLLAQAWLFGAMYLAGLSFTTETAIIASIGIGIGVDYAIHIGERFVEERAENGEPVPALRRTVQGTGGALLASAATTIAGFSVLMLALVPSLQRFGFITSLAIGFAFLSSVLVLPSLLVVWTRVTDDSSAEAGTVN